A genomic stretch from Orcinus orca chromosome 14, mOrcOrc1.1, whole genome shotgun sequence includes:
- the LOC125960966 gene encoding peroxiredoxin-1-like has product MSSGNAKIGHRASQFKATAVMPDGQFKDISLGLPCLSDYKGKYVVFFFYPLDFPFVCPTEIIAFSDREEEFKKLNFQVTGASVDSHFCHLAWINTPKKRGGLGPMKIPLISDPKHTIAPNYGGSPDYGVLKADEGISFRGVFTIDDKGILRQITINDLPVGHSVDETLRLVQAFQFTDKHGEVCPAGCKPGSDTIKPDVQKSQEYFSKQK; this is encoded by the exons TGGGCACCGTGCCTCCCAGTTCAAAGCAACTGCTGTAATGCCAGATGGTCAGTTCAAAGATatcagcctggggcttccctg ccTATCTGACTACAAAGGAAAATATGTTGTGTTCTTCTTTTACCCTCTTGACTTCCCCTTTGTGTGCCCCACAGAGATCATTGCTTTCAGTGACAGGGAAGAAGAATTTAAGAAACTCAACTTCCAAGTGACTGGTGCTTCTGTGGATTCTCACTTCTGTCACCTGGCATGGATCAACACACCCAAGAAACGAGGAGGACTGGGACCCATGAAAATTCCCTTGATATCAGACCCCAAGCACACCATTGCTCCGAACtatggg ggaagcccagactatGGGGTCTTAAAGGCTGATGAAGGCATCTCATTCAGGGGCGTTTTTACGATTGATGATAAAGGTATCCTTCGACAGATCACCATAAATGACCTTCCTGTTGGCCATTCTGTGGATGAGACCCTGAGACTAGTTCAGGCCTTCCAGTTTACTGACAAACATGGGGAAGTGTGCCCAGCTGGCTGCAAGCCTGGCAGTGATACCATCAAGCCTGATGTCCAGAAGAGCCAAGAATATTTCTCTAAGCAGAAGTGA